In Acidobacteriota bacterium, the genomic window GGGCTTGCTGCGCAATCAGGACTACGAGATGAACTACCGCATCTGCCAGGCCGGCGGACGCATCGTGGTCGACCCGGCCATCGACTGCCGCTACCTCACCCGCCCCGATGGCCGCTCCCTGTGGGCGCAGTTCTCCAGCTACGGCTTCTGGAAGTGGCGCATGCTGCGCCGCCATCCGAAATCGCTGAAGCTGCGCCAGCTGGCGCCTCCAGCCTTCGTGGCGAGTCTCGCCGGCGGCGGCGCCGGGAGCCTCTTCGGTTTGCTGTCGTCCCGGCCGCTGCTCGCCTGGGCGGCGCTGCTGCCGATCCTGCTCTGGTCGTTGACCGCCGCCCTCAGCAGCCTGTGGGCGCTGCGCCGGCACGCCCCCGCCACGGTGGTTCGCTTGCCGTTGGTCTTCGCCATTCTCCACCTCGCCTGGGGCTCGGGTTTTCTGCGCTCGCTGCTGACCCCGGTGCCAGCCGGCTCGCCTCCGGTCGCACCGGGGCCACCGCGAGCGACGCCTCCGGAGACGGCGTGAACCGGCGCCCCGCGGGCTGGCTCGAGGCCGTCGCCGGCCTCACCCTGGTCGGTGCCCTGCTGTGGACCAACCCCTACAGCTCCGAAGGCTTCGAGGGAAACCGCTTTCTTTTCCTCTGGCTGATGGCCCTGCTGGCGCTGCTGCCAACGATCCAGGACCCGCGTCGCACCCTGACCCTGCTGCAGCGCGATCCGCTGGCCTGGTCAGCGCTCCTCGTGGTCTCGGTGGCCGCCCTGAGCAGCGCCCTCTCGATTCTGCCGAGTCGCAGCCTGTGGGGAGTTCCTCCCCGCCTCCACGGCGCTGTCTCGATCACCGCCCTGGCGGTTCTCGTCCTCGCCCTGCGACCGCTGGCGAAGCATCCAGAGAGGCAACGTCGGCTCGCCGTCGGTCTGGTCTTCGGCCTCTGCGCGGCGGCCCTCTACGCCTTCTTCCAGCGCCTCGGTCTCGACCCCGTCGTCCTGGCCCGAGGTTGGCCCGACCGGGTCACCGGTACTCAGGGCAATCCCATCTTCTTCGGCGCCCTGCTGGCCCTTGGGCTGCCGTGGAGCGCACTGCTGCTGGCGCAAGCCACGACCACACGCCGGCGTCTCGCCCTCGGGCTGCTGCTGGCGCTCCAGGGACTCGCCCTGTTTTGGACCGCAAGCCGCGGACCCCAGCTCGCCGCCTTACTCGGCCTCGCCGCCGGCCTGGTGGCCGTCTACCGCGGCCCAAGGCTTCGTCGGCTGCTCGGTTTCGGCCTCGTCGCCGGCGTCCTCCTCGCCACCCTGTTGGCGATCACCGAACCGGGTCGGAGCTGGCGCACCGTCAGCGAGCGCCAGCTGATCTGGAACACCGCCCTCGAAACCTACGCCGAGGCGCCGGCGAAGCGAAAAGTCTTCGGCTTCGGTCCCGAGACCTTTCTCTGGGTGGTCAGCCCCCGGCTTCCGGCGGAGTTGCCGGCGCAAGCCGCCCGGCCGGACGCCACCTACGACCGCGCCCACCAAACCGGCTGGCAGCTCGCCATCGAGCAAGGCGCCTTCGGTGTGCTCGCTTGGCTCGCCCTGCTGGCGGCGGCGCTCCATCGACTGCTGCCGGCGAGCCGACCGCGTGCCTGGCTGCCCATTCTCGCCACCGGTGCCCTCGCCGGTGGCGGTCTCGCCCTCTGGCAAGCGCCCGCCCTCGTCGGCCTCGGCGGCGGCCTCGGCCTGCTGGCGGGGCTCGCTATCGTCCTGACGCGTCATCCTCGCCTCGCCCCCTTCCAGGCAGCGCTCCTCGGCACCTTGGTGGCGGCCTTCGTCCATGGCCTTTTCGCTCCCCGCACCGCCGGCACCGAAACCCTGCTGTTCCTTCTCCTCGCCGTCTTCGTCCCCCTCGGCCGCCGAGGGGACGCCGCGGACCGGGAGTCGGCCCCGCCGCCGGCCGAGGCGGCCCCGGCCCGCCTGCCCTTCCCCTGGATCGCCTTGGGTTTCACGGCCCTCGCCTTCGGCCTCTGGACGCCACCCCAGGAAGGCGCCGACGGTTGGCCTCACCTCGGCCTTCTGATCGCCCTTGTCGCGACCCTCCTGCCGGCTGCTCTCCTCACCGTCTCGTGGCGGCGCTGGATCCCCTGGAGTGCCGCCGCCGTGTTGGCAGCGATCGCCTGCTTCGGCGCCGCCCTCGAGGCTCCGCCTCGCACCTTCCACGGCCTCCTCCTCGCCACCCTAGTCCTCGCCTGCTGGGCCTGGGCCCGGCACCTGGCGCCGCCGGCCACCGCGACTCGCGGCCGCGTCGAGGACGCTCCACCTCACCGTCTCTGGAATGGCGCAACGGTGGCTCTGGCTTTGCTCGCCGGCGCTTGGCTGGTCGTCCCCAAGTTCGACGCCTTCGCCCAAATGCGCCGGGGCGATGCCGCCTTCGAGCAGCGCCGAATGGCGGCGGCGGCGGACTTCTATCGCATGGCGGTGGAGCGATTCCCCGACTGCGACAGCTGTCGCCTGGCGAGCTTCCGGGCCCGAATTCGACAGGGCGAGGAGCGCGATCTCGATGGCGAGATCGCCGCCGCCGAAAAGAGCAACCGCTTCGACGCCCGCTTCCCGCGCGAGCGCGCCTATCTCGCCGCGCGGCGTTCGTCGAGGGCCCGCGATCCCCAGACCCGAGCCCGCCAGGTGTCGCGCGCCGGGGAGCACTTCGCCCGCGCCGCCACCCTCGCACCGACGGACGCCCGACTGCGGCGGCTGTGGGCCAACCTCGAGCTCGAGCAGGGCCAGCCGCGGCAAGCCCTCGCCCTCCTCGACGCAGCCGTCGCCCTGAGCCCGAGCAGCGCCGACGGCCACCTGCTGCGGGCCCGCGCTCTGCTCGACCTGGAGCAAGCGACGGCTGCCGAGAGCGCCCTGCGACGGGCCCTCGAGCTCGATCACGAGCGGGTTCGGGACACCCTCGGCGCGATGGCCTCGGCCCAGCCTCCCCGCTGGCAGGCACTGCGCGACTGGGCTCTGCTCGCCGCCGCCCTCGGACGCCGAGAGGAGGCCCGTGAAGTGTTGTCAAGGGCCCGACGGCTAGCGCCGCCGGCCGCCGCCGCCGGCCTCGGCGAGATCGAACGGAGCCTGTTGGGCAGCGCGCCGGGGCCCACCTCGCCTTGAGGCCTCGCAACGGATCGGAAAGCCGGACCCTCCTGAGCATTCCAGGACGCCACCGCCTGGGTCGCGCCGCCCGCACTTTCGGGCATCATTTCGGCCACCGCCTCAGCCGATGGCGGCTGCGCCGCGCCCGCCGATCGGGACCCCGAGTGCTGACCATCGCGGGCTGGAACTTCCCGGTTCATTCCCAAACCTTCGTGTACCAGGAAATGAGCTCCCTGGCCGCTGCCGGTTTCGATCTCCACATGGCCTACTCCGGCAGGGGCGCCGGCTGGGAGCTCGACGACGCCTTCCGCGGCCTCGATCAGGCCAAGGTCTGGCTGGCCTCGGCCCCTGCGGTGGCGCGCCGGGAGCTCGAGAACTGGCGCCGGCGCGATCCCGACCGCCTCGCCGAGGTGATCGTCGACCTCGCCAGCGCCAGCGGCCTCGAGCCGGACCAAGTTCAAAACCATTGCGACTTCGGCCGCGGCCTGTTGTTCGCCCGCCTGGCGGAAGACCTCGGCGCTCACTACCTGCACAGCTATTTCTTCTACGAGGGCAGCCTGGCCTGCTTCGTGGCCGCCCGCCTCCTCGACCTGCCCCGAGGCATGACCTGCTACGCCGACCACCAGCTCGACGATTACGCCCTCAAAGCCGTCCGCCTCCAGCTCGCCGAGGCTTCCTTGGTGGTCGCCACCTCGCAGCGAGTTCGCGACGAGCTGCAAGCCCTGGCCCCGGAGATCGACGCGGGGCGTCTGCTGGTCAAACCCAACGCCGTCGATGGCCGGCGTTTCTCCCCGGTGCCGCGCCGACCACCCTCCGGGTCTCGGCCTCTCCGGCTGCTGTCGGTGTGCCGACTCGAGCCCAAGAAGGGCCTGCCAACACTACTGGAGGCGGTCGCGCAGCTGCCCTTCCCTTGGCGGCTGCGCCTGGTCGGGGGCCGCGACGGCGGTGCCCCGGACCACGCCGCCGAGCTACAGCGCCAGGCGGAGCACCTCGGCATCGTGCAGCAGGTGGACTTCCTCGGTGCTCAGCCGACGACCGGCGTCTACCGAGAGCTGACCGAGGCCGATGTCTTCGTCGCCCCCTATGCCGCCACTACCAGCGGCGACAAGGACGGCATCCCGACCAGCCTGATGGAGGCGATGGCCACCGCCCTGCCGGTGGTGGCGACCCGCGAAGGCTCGATTGCCGAGCTGGTGACCCACGACCACGACGGCCTGCTGGTGCCGGCGCGGGATCCGCGGGCCCTCGCCGCCGCCCTCACCCTCCTCCAAAGCGATCCCGATCGCCGCCACCGGCTGGCGGAGGCTGCCGCCGAGACGATTCGTCGGGGCTTCGACGTTCGGGTCTGCGAACCGCTCTTCCATCGCCGGCTGCACGCCCTGCTGTCAGGCACCGGTGCGCTCGATCACTATCGGCAGGGCGAGGCGATAGAGGAACCAGCCGACGGGAAGGAGTAGAACAACCAGGCCAATCGCCGCGTTCAGCTCCCAGGACCAAGCCGTCGGCCGACCGAGCACCAGCAGATCGCGCGTCAGGGAGAGCAGTGGACTCACCGGATTGAGGCGCATCAGCACGGCCAGCGGGCCTTGCCCCGGCGCCTGGTAGAAGACCGGCGTCAGGAAGAGCCAGAGCAGTGTGACCGCCTGCAGCGTGCGCGAGACATCGCGGTAGAGAGCGGCGAAGGGCGCCAGCAGCAGACCCAACGCGGTGCCGAGAGCGAGGAGCGCCGCCAGCGCCAAGGGTGCCGCCAGTAGTCCCCAGCCGGGGCGAACGCCGAGCCAGGCCAGGGCCGCCACCACCAGCAGCATCTTGACTGCCAGATGGACCAGCACCCGGCCGAGGCCCGCCAAGATGAAGGCCTCCGGCGGTAGATCGAGCTTGGCGAGGGTCGGGAGCTCCCGACCGAGGGTCTCGATCTGGACATTGAGCGCTTCCAGAAAGGTCTGCCACAGAACCACCCCGACCAGCACGAAAACCGGGAAGGCCATGGCGAGGGGACCGGGCTGAAGCAGCTCACCGCGCTGCGCCAGCAGCGCCCAGAGCACCAGGCCGAGGGGCGGTAGGAAGAGCAGCAGACCACCGAGGAGCGATGGTCGCAGATCGGCGGCAAAGCCCCGCCGCAACCACAGGCGAGCCATCGGCGGCGCCCGCCGCAGATCGCGCAACATGCCTCGCCAGAGCTGGCGGTGGCTCGAGCGGCCGTCGTAGACCCGCTTCACGAAACCCCCTCGAGGCGCTCATCGAGCCAGCGCCAGACCGGCCAGTCGCGGTCCCCCCAGTGGTGGTAGACGTGCACCAGGAAGGGCTCAACCCAGTCTTCCCGTCCGCCGAGGGAGAATCCTCGCCGGGGGTCGAACTCGAGATCCGGCCGCTGGTAGTCGGCCAGAAAGTTGAACTCGATGGGCAGGGTGCTCTGCCCCTCGAGGCCGAGAGACCAGGCCGCCGCCACCAGGGTTCCCTGGTCACGGTCGAGCCAGTGGGAGTCGTCGAAGATCTCGCAGGTCATGCGGTGCCAGCGTTCGAAAAAAGGGTCCGCCTCGGGCCCGAACAGGAAGACGCCGCCATTCCAGTGCCGCCAGTCGCCGTCGGCGATGGTGATCCCGAAGCGCTCGGCGATGGCGCGGCGCAGATGATCGCAGCGGCGGTGAAAGACCTCTTCGCCGCCGCCATCGAGCCAGCGTTCCCGCGCGCCGTCGTGGCGGAACTCGCTGCTGGCGGCGACGTGCCAAGGCACATCCCGCAACACGACGCGGCCCTGGCGGTCCAGCCAGTGACGCTCGGACTCCTGCCAGTGGACGTCGAGCTGACGGCGAATCCGCTCGGTCACCGGGCCGAGGTGAGCGTCGATGACCAGGTTGGGATCCCGCCGACGCCACAGCTCCCAGGTCTGCTGCAGGCCGATGCGGCGCAGCACGCGCGTGATCATGCCCCAGGCGAGGGCGATCGGCCGACCCTCGAAGCGGCCGAGATAGTCGCGCAGCTGATCGCGCCGCCAGGCGATCTCCGGCGGCGGCTCAAGGTAGCGGCGCTCGTGGCGCTCAAGGGCCTCCTCCACCTGCCGGCGCAGCGGGCGCAACTCCGGTTCCACCGCCTCGAAGGACTGGATCAGCGCGTCGAGCTGGCGCGCCCGCGCCTCCTTCTCGGCGTTCCAACAGCCGCAGTCGACGGCACAGGGACTGAAGTAGTCCAGGCGGCAGTGATCGGAGACGAAGACGGCCGGCGCGAAGTCGTAGAGAAAGACCTGCTCGACGCCAGGTTTCACCGCCAGCACGTCGGCGTCGAGATAGCAGTAGCGGTAGGTCGGATCGAGGTGCTTCGGCAGCGAGGTCTTGAGCCAGATGGCGGCGCGGCGGTGGTCGAGGGCCTCCGGCGTCGCCACCTCGACGACCCGGTGGTGGCGGATCGGCCGCTGGTTGCGACCGGCATCGGTCACCACCACCACCTCCCGGTCGGCGAAGCGAGCCAGATGTTCCAAGGCCCGATCGAGCTGGTCGAGATATGCCGACTCGCCGCACACCGCCAGCACGAAGCGTTCGCGCGCCCTCATGGCGCCACCCAGCGGCGGTACCAGAGCTCGAGGACCAGTAGCTTCCAGAGACGCCATGGTCCACCCCGCTCGAGGAGCGTCGCGAGGCCGCCGGCAGAGAACCAGCGGTCGCGTACCAGGGCCGATCGCCGCAGCAGGTCGAGCCAGCGTCCGCCGACCCGGTAGTAGCGGTCCGGACCGACGAAGCCCTGCTTCGGCCGCGCCGGCGGCCGCGCCGGCAGCAGGCGGCGCAACAGCTCCGCCAGCAGCGGCTTCTGCTCTCCCCGGCGCCAGAGCTTCTCGGCCGGCAAGCGGAACACGGCGTCGAAGAACCGCTGATCGAGAAACGGCACCCGGGCTTCGAGGGAGGCCGCCATGCTCGCCCGGTCGACCTTGGTGAGAACCAGCTCCCCCATGAAAGAGCGCAGGTCGAGCCAGCGCAGCCGTTCGAGGAGAGGTCGGTCCGCCACCGCCTCGGCACAGGCGCGGTAGAACCAGTGGGGGTCCGCCGGAATCGCCTCGCGGTGGCGTGGATGAATCAATGTCGCGAGCTCATCGCCGGCGAAGGATCCCATCGCCATGGCCTCGCCGTAGAAGGACACCAGATCTGGCGGCGACTCTCGGGCGGCGAGACGATGGTGCCAGTCATAACCTCCGAAAAGCTCGTCGGACCCCTCTCCGGAGAGCACGCCCTTGACGTGGCCACCCGCCAGGGCACAGACCGCGAAGGTCGGGATGGTCGAGATGTCCGCCAACGGCTCGTCGAAAACAGTCGCCATGCGCTCCACCAGGGCCAGGCTCTCGGGACCGAGAAGCCACTGGCGATGGGACAGTCCGAGGCCCGCGGCGACGGCCGCCGCGGCGCCGTGCTCGCTGGCTGGCCAGTCGGAAAAACCCAACGAGAAGGTCGGCAAGGAGATGCCCCGGCTGGCGGCGCTCGCAACCATCGCGGCCGAGTCCATCCCGCCGCTCAGCAGCGACCCGACGGC contains:
- the asnB gene encoding asparagine synthase (glutamine-hydrolyzing); this translates as MCGIIGEIALAGAIDAVAFDRRRDLLSHRGPDDAGTWLSPTAAVALGNRRLALCDPSPAGRQPMASQDGALQVTFNGEIYNFRELRRQLEALGHRFRSACDTEVLVHGWEAWGEGLLAKLEGMFAFGLWDARRGRLVLARDRFGIKPLYYYRDDRRFAFASEARALVAHPEIAAEPDAGALCDFLVYRFVPSPKCIWRSLAKLPPAHALTFEPAGGSLRLWCHWQPPSRSMEAAATSVEVGELLADAVASHGTADVAVGSLLSGGMDSAAMVASAASRGISLPTFSLGFSDWPASEHGAAAAVAAGLGLSHRQWLLGPESLALVERMATVFDEPLADISTIPTFAVCALAGGHVKGVLSGEGSDELFGGYDWHHRLAARESPPDLVSFYGEAMAMGSFAGDELATLIHPRHREAIPADPHWFYRACAEAVADRPLLERLRWLDLRSFMGELVLTKVDRASMAASLEARVPFLDQRFFDAVFRLPAEKLWRRGEQKPLLAELLRRLLPARPPARPKQGFVGPDRYYRVGGRWLDLLRRSALVRDRWFSAGGLATLLERGGPWRLWKLLVLELWYRRWVAP
- a CDS encoding ABC transporter permease, with product MKRVYDGRSSHRQLWRGMLRDLRRAPPMARLWLRRGFAADLRPSLLGGLLLFLPPLGLVLWALLAQRGELLQPGPLAMAFPVFVLVGVVLWQTFLEALNVQIETLGRELPTLAKLDLPPEAFILAGLGRVLVHLAVKMLLVVAALAWLGVRPGWGLLAAPLALAALLALGTALGLLLAPFAALYRDVSRTLQAVTLLWLFLTPVFYQAPGQGPLAVLMRLNPVSPLLSLTRDLLVLGRPTAWSWELNAAIGLVVLLLPVGWFLYRLALPIVIERTGA
- a CDS encoding glycosyltransferase family 4 protein, whose translation is MLTIAGWNFPVHSQTFVYQEMSSLAAAGFDLHMAYSGRGAGWELDDAFRGLDQAKVWLASAPAVARRELENWRRRDPDRLAEVIVDLASASGLEPDQVQNHCDFGRGLLFARLAEDLGAHYLHSYFFYEGSLACFVAARLLDLPRGMTCYADHQLDDYALKAVRLQLAEASLVVATSQRVRDELQALAPEIDAGRLLVKPNAVDGRRFSPVPRRPPSGSRPLRLLSVCRLEPKKGLPTLLEAVAQLPFPWRLRLVGGRDGGAPDHAAELQRQAEHLGIVQQVDFLGAQPTTGVYRELTEADVFVAPYAATTSGDKDGIPTSLMEAMATALPVVATREGSIAELVTHDHDGLLVPARDPRALAAALTLLQSDPDRRHRLAEAAAETIRRGFDVRVCEPLFHRRLHALLSGTGALDHYRQGEAIEEPADGKE
- a CDS encoding O-antigen ligase family protein, giving the protein MNRRPAGWLEAVAGLTLVGALLWTNPYSSEGFEGNRFLFLWLMALLALLPTIQDPRRTLTLLQRDPLAWSALLVVSVAALSSALSILPSRSLWGVPPRLHGAVSITALAVLVLALRPLAKHPERQRRLAVGLVFGLCAAALYAFFQRLGLDPVVLARGWPDRVTGTQGNPIFFGALLALGLPWSALLLAQATTTRRRLALGLLLALQGLALFWTASRGPQLAALLGLAAGLVAVYRGPRLRRLLGFGLVAGVLLATLLAITEPGRSWRTVSERQLIWNTALETYAEAPAKRKVFGFGPETFLWVVSPRLPAELPAQAARPDATYDRAHQTGWQLAIEQGAFGVLAWLALLAAALHRLLPASRPRAWLPILATGALAGGGLALWQAPALVGLGGGLGLLAGLAIVLTRHPRLAPFQAALLGTLVAAFVHGLFAPRTAGTETLLFLLLAVFVPLGRRGDAADRESAPPPAEAAPARLPFPWIALGFTALAFGLWTPPQEGADGWPHLGLLIALVATLLPAALLTVSWRRWIPWSAAAVLAAIACFGAALEAPPRTFHGLLLATLVLACWAWARHLAPPATATRGRVEDAPPHRLWNGATVALALLAGAWLVVPKFDAFAQMRRGDAAFEQRRMAAAADFYRMAVERFPDCDSCRLASFRARIRQGEERDLDGEIAAAEKSNRFDARFPRERAYLAARRSSRARDPQTRARQVSRAGEHFARAATLAPTDARLRRLWANLELEQGQPRQALALLDAAVALSPSSADGHLLRARALLDLEQATAAESALRRALELDHERVRDTLGAMASAQPPRWQALRDWALLAAALGRREEAREVLSRARRLAPPAAAAGLGEIERSLLGSAPGPTSP